Part of the Caballeronia sp. SL2Y3 genome is shown below.
GGATTCGGGCAGCGCGTCCGGATCGAGCCCCGCGTTCACGATGCTCCGGCGAATGTAGTTGCCGTGCACGCCCGTGAAAAGATTCGTGTAGATGATGTCCGCCGCGGACGAATCGACGATCGCCTGCTTGTAGCTGTCGAGCGCATGCGCCTCGCGCGTGGCGATGAAGCGCGTGCCCATGTACGCGAGGTCCGCGCCCATTGCCTGCGCGGCGAGGATCGAGCCGCCGTTGGCGATGGATCCCGACAGCACGATCGGCCCGTCGAAAATGCGCCGCACTTCGCCGACGAGCGCGAATGGTGACGTGGTGCCTGCGTGCCCGCCCGCGCCCGCCGCGACGAGAATCAGCCCGTCGACGCCCGCTTCCAGCGCCTTTTGCGCGTGCCGCAGATTGATGACGTCGTGCAGCACGATGCCGCCATACGAATGCACGGCGTCGATCATCTCCTTGACCGGCGCGCGCAGGCTCGTGATGAAGATCGGCACCTTGTGCTCGACGCACACGCGCACGTCGTGTTCGAGCCGCGCGTTGGACTGATGCACGATCTGATTCACCGCGATCGGTCCCACGACCGCATCCGGATTCGCCGCCTTATGCTCGGCGAGCGACGCCTGAATCTGCG
Proteins encoded:
- a CDS encoding nitronate monooxygenase family protein, whose amino-acid sequence is MALPAVLQNLALPVIGSPMFIVSYPELVLAQCKAGIVGSFPALNARPAELLDEWLTQIQASLAEHKAANPDAVVGPIAVNQIVHQSNARLEHDVRVCVEHKVPIFITSLRAPVKEMIDAVHSYGGIVLHDVINLRHAQKALEAGVDGLILVAAGAGGHAGTTSPFALVGEVRRIFDGPIVLSGSIANGGSILAAQAMGADLAYMGTRFIATREAHALDSYKQAIVDSSAADIIYTNLFTGVHGNYIRRSIVNAGLDPDALPESDKTAMNFGDGSSKAKAWKDIWGAGQGVGLMHDTPSVAELVARLKEEYEEAKRRLAIR